Proteins encoded in a region of the Deefgea piscis genome:
- a CDS encoding putative bifunctional diguanylate cyclase/phosphodiesterase, whose translation MLNLLISMALSAALYVFLNTALIAELDGRLLTAARAIPFVLPEDYLDRALSGRTISSADYERNVLQLNRYAEQVGVRYLYVLAMEQGQVRYLADSASPAEVKAGRYGHFLQSYTDQELRFKVALDSGKTYFGEVRDEYGVFRSTAMALPRKGGGFYVLAADISMQSVMAQQNQLKVQAALCCLVLFLMGAGVASILANKMTAPLRRFSLAVRRFAAGEFDVRMPIHRHDELGSLASAFNAMGDAISAREHLLRQLAFTDRLTGLPNRVKFAEALTVVLSKNPLWLAVAMIDLADFRYVNDAFGFEAGDRALCIIADRFSLLQANPVRLVGRVSGNVFALLLSAENESQVQLQMRQIEEALSASLLLGEQKIHIAIRSGIAIFPQHANTAEGLLRHAEVAMFFAKLNREGSVLYDPSREENRLNQFTLLGDLREALQENHLVVYYQPKINVATGQVNAAEALVRWQHPNRGWISPGLFIPFAEKTGKLRGITEWVLHEVLRQQVAWQQTGLRLLISVNVGVSDVEDVQFVDFVEAQLLKAGDAANLCLEITETGVMHKPDVMLQNLARLRCLGVRLSIDDFGTGYSSFAYLAKMPVNELKIDQVFVMSMNSTFESVSIVRSMIEIGHILGLKVVAEGVETIAIWQALAVMGCDEVQGYLIAEPMSSAALVAWLDKASHLPAELTPPSMSNF comes from the coding sequence TTGCTAAATTTGTTAATTTCTATGGCTTTGTCTGCGGCGCTGTATGTGTTTTTAAATACAGCCTTAATTGCCGAGCTGGATGGTCGTTTATTGACTGCAGCGCGAGCTATCCCTTTTGTCTTGCCCGAAGATTATCTGGATCGCGCTCTTAGCGGTCGAACGATTTCTAGTGCCGATTATGAACGCAATGTACTGCAGTTAAATCGCTATGCCGAGCAAGTTGGCGTGCGTTATTTATACGTCTTAGCGATGGAGCAAGGTCAGGTGCGTTATCTAGCAGACAGCGCCAGTCCGGCCGAAGTCAAAGCCGGGCGTTATGGACATTTTTTGCAGTCCTATACCGATCAAGAGTTGCGATTTAAGGTCGCGCTAGATAGTGGTAAAACTTATTTTGGTGAGGTGAGGGATGAATATGGCGTTTTTCGCTCAACCGCCATGGCGCTACCTCGCAAGGGTGGCGGGTTTTATGTTTTAGCTGCAGATATCTCGATGCAATCGGTCATGGCGCAGCAAAATCAGCTTAAAGTTCAGGCTGCTTTGTGTTGTTTAGTGCTGTTTTTAATGGGTGCCGGTGTGGCATCTATTTTGGCAAATAAAATGACCGCACCATTGCGGCGATTTTCTTTGGCGGTGCGCCGTTTTGCCGCAGGTGAATTTGATGTCCGCATGCCAATTCATCGGCATGATGAATTAGGTAGCTTGGCTTCGGCATTTAATGCCATGGGCGATGCGATTTCAGCGCGCGAGCATTTATTACGCCAGTTAGCATTTACTGATCGATTAACTGGCTTGCCCAATCGCGTGAAGTTTGCTGAAGCCTTAACTGTGGTGCTCAGTAAAAACCCATTGTGGCTTGCAGTGGCGATGATTGATTTGGCTGACTTTCGTTATGTCAATGATGCATTTGGTTTTGAAGCGGGTGACCGTGCTTTATGCATTATCGCCGACCGATTTTCTTTGCTGCAAGCTAACCCCGTTCGGTTGGTCGGGCGAGTGTCGGGCAATGTGTTTGCCTTATTGCTATCGGCGGAGAATGAATCGCAAGTTCAGCTGCAAATGCGGCAAATCGAAGAAGCCCTATCGGCGTCGCTGTTATTGGGCGAGCAAAAAATTCATATTGCGATCCGATCGGGGATTGCCATCTTTCCACAGCATGCTAATACCGCAGAAGGCTTGTTGCGTCATGCTGAAGTGGCGATGTTCTTTGCCAAATTGAATCGAGAAGGCAGTGTTTTATATGACCCTTCGCGAGAAGAAAATCGTTTAAATCAATTTACGCTGTTGGGTGATTTACGAGAAGCCTTGCAAGAGAATCATTTAGTGGTGTATTACCAACCCAAAATTAATGTGGCCACTGGGCAGGTCAATGCCGCTGAAGCATTGGTGCGTTGGCAGCATCCGAATCGTGGTTGGATTTCTCCAGGGTTGTTTATTCCATTTGCGGAAAAAACCGGGAAACTACGCGGCATTACTGAATGGGTGCTGCACGAAGTATTGCGTCAGCAAGTCGCTTGGCAGCAAACCGGACTGCGCTTACTGATTTCAGTGAATGTGGGGGTGAGTGATGTCGAGGATGTGCAATTTGTCGATTTTGTTGAAGCGCAACTGCTTAAGGCGGGAGACGCGGCTAATCTTTGCCTAGAAATCACCGAAACTGGCGTCATGCATAAGCCCGATGTGATGCTGCAAAATCTCGCTCGCCTACGCTGCCTTGGCGTGCGGCTATCGATTGATGATTTTGGTACCGGATATTCGTCCTTTGCCTATTTGGCCAAAATGCCGGTGAATGAATTAAAGATTGACCAAGTGTTTGTGATGTCGATGAATAGCACGTTTGAGAGTGTGTCTATCGTTCGCTCCATGATTGAAATCGGCCACATATTGGGTCTAAAAGTCGTTGCCGAAGGGGTGGAAACCATTGCGATCTGGCAGGCGCTGGCGGTGATGGGCTGCGATGAAGTGCAAGGCTATTTAATCGCCGAGCCCATGAGTAGCGCCGCTTTGGTGGCGTGGTTGGATAAAGCATCACACTTGCCTGCTGAGTTAACGCCGCCGAGTATGTCAAACTTTTAA
- a CDS encoding M61 family metallopeptidase has product MSIQYKITPHHIAAHLFAVELTIEQPDAVGQIVHLPSWIPGSYLLREFAKHIVSIEAESAGVRVPLTKLDKSSWQAAAVAAPLRVRYQVYAFDLSVRGAYLDHERGFFNGTSVFLAVAGQEDQPCGLTIVPSQNDTWKVATSLPVQQVDAAGFGQYLAQNYDDLIDHPVEMSDFSQIEFMAAGVPHRIVIAGRHQADLPRLAQDLQKICEYQIQFFGTPAPFKDYLFLTLAVGEGYGGLEHRASTALICNRSDLPRAYEAEVKSGYRQFLGLCSHEYFHSWNVKRIKPAAYAPYDLSQENYSRLLWAFEGITSYYDDLCLLRAGLITEQAYLDLLSQTITSVERGYGRLVQNLEDASFDTWIKYYRQDENSPNALVSYYTKGALFALCLDLTIRQATQQQKSLDDVMRALWKEYGSTFEATGRGIAETEWEALAQRVTGVDLSDLFELGLRSTAPLPLQDLLADLDIVWQQRAADSAQDRGGWVAQAAAPKLSLGVKSASDAMGVKLLNVMTAGAAEQAGLAAGDVLVAIDGLRVTTSQLDAMLATAAQGAELPVRSLAVHAFRRDVLFSCQVTPQWAALDTIGLQPNPVENLDKSKARRKWLIG; this is encoded by the coding sequence ATGAGCATCCAATACAAAATTACGCCCCACCATATTGCCGCGCATTTGTTTGCGGTTGAGCTGACGATTGAGCAGCCTGATGCGGTAGGGCAGATCGTGCATTTGCCAAGTTGGATTCCGGGGAGTTATTTGCTACGCGAATTTGCCAAACATATCGTTAGTATTGAGGCCGAATCAGCCGGCGTGCGCGTGCCGCTAACGAAGTTAGACAAATCGAGCTGGCAAGCGGCAGCAGTCGCAGCGCCGTTGCGGGTAAGGTATCAGGTATATGCCTTTGATTTATCGGTGCGCGGTGCGTATTTGGATCATGAGCGGGGCTTTTTTAATGGCACCAGCGTTTTCTTGGCGGTGGCCGGTCAAGAAGATCAACCTTGCGGTTTAACTATTGTTCCGAGCCAGAACGATACTTGGAAAGTAGCCACCAGCCTGCCAGTGCAGCAGGTCGATGCCGCTGGTTTTGGTCAGTATCTGGCGCAAAACTATGATGATTTAATCGATCATCCGGTTGAAATGAGTGATTTTTCTCAAATTGAGTTTATGGCTGCTGGCGTGCCGCATCGCATCGTGATTGCCGGTCGGCATCAAGCTGATTTGCCGCGGTTGGCGCAGGACTTACAAAAAATCTGTGAGTATCAAATTCAATTTTTTGGCACACCGGCGCCATTTAAAGATTATTTGTTTCTGACTCTGGCGGTGGGCGAGGGCTACGGCGGCTTAGAGCATCGCGCATCGACGGCTTTAATTTGCAATCGCAGTGACTTGCCTCGTGCGTATGAAGCTGAAGTGAAATCGGGCTATCGTCAATTTTTGGGTTTGTGCAGCCATGAATATTTTCATAGCTGGAATGTGAAGCGCATTAAGCCCGCGGCGTATGCGCCGTATGATTTAAGCCAAGAGAATTATTCGCGGCTGTTGTGGGCGTTTGAGGGCATTACATCGTATTACGATGATTTATGTTTGCTGCGCGCGGGGCTGATTACGGAGCAGGCCTATTTGGATTTATTGTCACAAACCATAACCAGTGTAGAGCGGGGGTATGGCCGTCTAGTGCAGAATCTAGAAGACGCCAGCTTTGATACCTGGATTAAGTATTATCGACAAGATGAAAATAGCCCCAATGCGCTGGTGAGCTATTACACCAAAGGTGCGCTATTTGCATTGTGTTTGGATTTAACGATACGCCAAGCCACCCAGCAGCAAAAATCGTTGGATGATGTGATGCGTGCATTGTGGAAAGAGTATGGCTCGACTTTCGAGGCCACAGGACGAGGAATTGCCGAAACCGAGTGGGAAGCTTTGGCCCAACGGGTGACGGGCGTTGATTTGTCCGATTTATTTGAATTAGGCTTACGTTCAACTGCGCCGCTGCCACTGCAAGATTTGCTCGCCGATTTAGATATCGTATGGCAACAAAGGGCCGCCGATTCGGCGCAAGATCGAGGTGGCTGGGTAGCACAAGCAGCCGCGCCCAAGTTGAGTTTGGGTGTGAAGAGCGCAAGTGATGCCATGGGCGTGAAGTTGCTCAATGTGATGACAGCGGGTGCCGCAGAACAAGCGGGCTTGGCCGCAGGAGACGTGTTGGTGGCGATTGATGGCTTGCGAGTGACTACCAGTCAACTTGACGCCATGCTAGCGACTGCGGCGCAAGGCGCCGAGTTGCCGGTGCGCTCGCTTGCAGTGCATGCGTTTCGCCGTGATGTGCTGTTTAGCTGCCAAGTAACGCCACAATGGGCGGCTTTGGATACCATTGGTTTACAGCCAAACCCAGTGGAAAACCTTGATAAATCGAAAGCTAGAAGAAAGTGGTTGATTGGATAG